From the genome of Candidatus Electrothrix communis, one region includes:
- a CDS encoding glycosyltransferase family 4 protein, which produces MCNPPFKIAYLIDTISCNTSGTEKQLLGVIKRLDKRKFQPYIVCLHSSCWLETNHLPCSCIILNYEGLLSCSLPFVIKKLRNFFFEHQIHLIQTFFEDSIFVAWLTFRLLPQNVVLLSSRRDMGLGTENHPWYHQLYGVVLPFVTKSFDGIIANSNQIKKYLAERKKIPQQKIEVIYNGVKSPPNNKKIPSVFIWNSVICWIVIVASLTPVKRHDVLIKAISRLKDKFKENEVKILVLGEGVLSEPLMAQVTQENIEGFFIFKGAVHNVADYLQQCDIGVLCSDREGLSNAILEYMACGLPVVATAVGGNIELIDATNGICIPPGNPPALADALQQLIVDKEKRQQLGQTSRQKAEHKFSWHHSMHHLEAYYEKMLKNRRIAHGQ; this is translated from the coding sequence ATGTGTAATCCTCCTTTTAAAATTGCTTACTTGATCGACACTATTTCTTGTAATACTTCTGGTACAGAGAAACAATTACTTGGTGTGATTAAACGTCTTGATAAAAGAAAATTTCAACCATATATTGTTTGCTTACATTCATCATGCTGGTTGGAAACAAATCATTTGCCGTGTTCATGCATTATATTAAATTATGAAGGTTTATTGAGTTGCAGTTTGCCCTTTGTGATCAAGAAATTGAGAAATTTTTTTTTCGAGCACCAAATTCATTTGATTCAGACGTTTTTTGAAGATTCAATATTTGTTGCCTGGCTGACATTCAGATTGCTCCCACAGAATGTGGTATTACTATCAAGTAGAAGGGATATGGGACTGGGAACAGAAAATCACCCTTGGTATCATCAATTGTATGGCGTGGTTCTTCCTTTTGTAACTAAGAGCTTTGACGGTATTATTGCAAACAGCAATCAGATTAAAAAATATCTTGCCGAAAGAAAAAAAATACCGCAGCAAAAGATTGAAGTAATTTATAATGGGGTTAAGTCTCCCCCCAACAACAAGAAAATTCCTTCGGTGTTTATCTGGAATTCTGTCATCTGCTGGATAGTTATTGTTGCTAGCCTTACGCCCGTTAAGCGTCATGATGTGCTGATTAAAGCGATCTCGCGACTCAAGGATAAATTCAAAGAAAATGAAGTTAAAATTTTAGTTTTGGGTGAAGGTGTCTTGTCTGAACCTCTCATGGCTCAGGTAACACAGGAGAATATAGAGGGTTTTTTTATTTTTAAAGGTGCAGTGCATAATGTGGCAGATTATCTGCAGCAGTGCGACATTGGTGTACTCTGTTCAGACCGAGAAGGCCTATCTAACGCAATTCTTGAATATATGGCCTGCGGGCTTCCTGTCGTTGCCACGGCTGTAGGAGGTAACATTGAGTTGATTGATGCTACTAATGGAATTTGTATTCCTCCTGGTAATCCCCCCGCACTTGCAGATGCCTTGCAGCAACTGATTGTTGATAAGGAAAAACGCCAACAACTGGGGCAGACATCTCGACAAAAAGCTGAACATAAATTTTCCTGGCACCACTCCATGCATCATCTTGAGGCATATTATGAAAAGATGTTGAAAAATAGGAGAATTGCACATGGTCAGTAG
- a CDS encoding glycosyltransferase family 2 protein, with amino-acid sequence MNPTVSVVITCYNYGKFIEDCLKSVQQQIYQNFEVIIVDDGSTDNSEKMIRPFLKDERFRYIWQKNGGHANAKNCGVRECQGKFIAFLDADDLWLPEKLAKQIPLFSDKSVGVVYSRIACIDQEGKPRIKKKALGFPSPRRGRMTDCLIYDNVIPFSSAVVRSECFTSLGVFFDESLPMGTDWDIWLRFSMKYKFDYCEEKLTRYRVGHSGQISKNLQGRFQCADRIISKFTNDFPSSLCKSRLKCARYYSCCVRGYALRKYGIKFSLQYYFKAILIFPLKKQAYIGAVKAFGGLFLKR; translated from the coding sequence ATGAATCCAACAGTCAGTGTTGTGATTACCTGCTACAATTATGGTAAATTTATTGAGGATTGTCTTAAGTCAGTCCAGCAACAAATTTATCAGAACTTCGAAGTTATAATCGTTGATGATGGTTCTACGGATAATTCCGAAAAGATGATTCGGCCATTCCTCAAAGATGAACGTTTTCGCTATATATGGCAAAAAAATGGTGGTCATGCTAATGCTAAAAATTGTGGTGTAAGAGAGTGTCAGGGAAAGTTTATCGCCTTTCTTGACGCGGATGATCTTTGGTTACCGGAAAAATTAGCAAAACAGATCCCTTTGTTTTCAGACAAGAGTGTTGGTGTTGTATATAGCAGGATTGCGTGTATCGATCAGGAAGGCAAACCGCGTATTAAAAAAAAGGCGTTAGGATTTCCCTCACCAAGGCGGGGCAGGATGACAGATTGTTTAATTTATGACAACGTTATTCCTTTTTCTTCTGCTGTGGTACGTAGTGAATGTTTTACATCGTTGGGGGTATTTTTTGATGAGTCGTTACCCATGGGAACAGACTGGGATATTTGGCTTAGATTTTCTATGAAATATAAATTTGATTATTGTGAGGAAAAACTTACGCGTTATCGTGTGGGGCATAGCGGACAGATATCAAAAAATCTGCAGGGGAGATTTCAGTGCGCAGACCGTATTATTAGTAAATTTACAAATGATTTCCCATCTTCTCTTTGCAAAAGCAGGTTAAAATGCGCACGATACTACTCCTGCTGTGTGCGAGGCTATGCTTTGAGAAAATACGGAATTAAATTTTCTCTTCAATATTATTTTAAGGCGATTTTGATATTTCCATTGAAAAAACAGGCATATATTGGAGCGGTAAAGGCATTTGGGGGATTGTTTTTAAAACGTTAA
- a CDS encoding O-antigen ligase family protein yields the protein MPNNSIADWCSKQEVCSKLKLENNNLDFSQNNGWCCKTNTLTLVLFLIYVISWYLQLTSRLQFLKAVRFEFLLGSVLLLLSLMKDKVPNISFKPSGLLFIVIFYFVVCLIRVIFSPNIERSWFVFSTYVLKYSCFAIFIYKFVIGPFELKMLLASIFLAWMKLGLEGFVGTITGSMMWMNQGVMRLHGSSGFYSHPNSFSGFAIGTLPFIYFLFKAVKSKILRILLLLQAAFSLNIILHTGSRTGYVAFFILLLCAFFVTQKKIIFSIFLCCIFLVAIPYIPQQYMDRMETIKTGKDKSGQSTEKRKQILADAVYIFLDNPCGVGVGSFPEVRQRYFERSQDTHNLYLQIATNLGIQGLLIFGLMILKIISILSHVIKSVDIQMKKLLEKKIITENEQLYRQANDLEIIKACAEAVRMFIFARLFLGLFGHDLYEIYWWFAIGFTASLYRILQIAEKKTDLVLN from the coding sequence TTGCCAAACAACAGTATCGCTGATTGGTGTTCAAAGCAAGAAGTATGCTCAAAACTGAAATTGGAAAACAACAATTTGGATTTTAGTCAAAATAATGGCTGGTGTTGCAAGACAAATACTTTAACCCTTGTGCTTTTTTTAATTTATGTAATTAGTTGGTATTTACAGCTTACCAGCAGGTTGCAATTTCTCAAGGCCGTTAGATTTGAGTTTTTATTGGGATCTGTTCTTTTATTGTTATCCTTGATGAAGGATAAAGTTCCCAATATATCATTTAAACCTTCTGGTTTGTTGTTTATAGTGATATTTTATTTCGTTGTCTGTTTGATTAGAGTTATCTTCTCGCCAAATATAGAACGATCTTGGTTTGTTTTTTCTACTTATGTCTTGAAGTATTCTTGCTTTGCAATTTTTATTTATAAATTTGTGATTGGACCTTTTGAATTAAAAATGCTGCTGGCATCTATCTTCCTGGCATGGATGAAATTAGGTCTTGAAGGATTTGTAGGTACGATTACAGGTAGCATGATGTGGATGAATCAAGGCGTTATGAGATTACATGGTTCCAGCGGGTTTTATTCTCATCCTAATTCATTCTCTGGATTTGCAATTGGTACATTGCCCTTCATCTACTTTTTATTCAAGGCTGTCAAGTCTAAGATATTGCGAATATTATTATTGTTGCAGGCTGCTTTTTCGTTAAATATAATTTTACATACGGGGTCAAGAACCGGCTATGTTGCATTTTTTATACTATTGCTCTGTGCATTTTTCGTGACCCAAAAAAAAATAATATTTTCGATATTCCTTTGCTGTATATTTCTTGTCGCAATACCATATATTCCTCAACAATATATGGACAGAATGGAAACTATTAAAACTGGAAAGGATAAGTCCGGACAATCCACTGAAAAGAGAAAACAAATCTTAGCTGATGCAGTATATATTTTTTTGGATAATCCGTGTGGTGTAGGAGTTGGGAGTTTTCCAGAGGTTAGACAACGTTATTTCGAAAGGAGTCAGGATACTCACAATTTGTATCTTCAAATAGCCACGAATTTAGGCATTCAAGGTTTGTTGATTTTTGGTTTAATGATATTAAAAATAATTAGTATTTTGTCTCATGTTATAAAGTCAGTTGATATTCAGATGAAAAAACTTTTAGAAAAAAAAATAATAACAGAAAATGAGCAATTATATCGTCAGGCAAATGACTTGGAAATTATTAAGGCATGTGCTGAGGCTGTTAGAATGTTTATTTTTGCGCGTTTATTTTTGGGTTTGTTTGGGCACGATCTCTATGAAATTTATTGGTGGTTTGCCATAGGTTTTACTGCTTCTCTTTACAGGATTTTACAGATAGCCGAGAAAAAGACTGATTTGGTATTAAATTGA
- a CDS encoding glycosyltransferase, which translates to MNISVVILTYKRENIVTKLIEELSGLTSVSEILLVDNAPGNTLLKLDHLNSNLIYIKGNNDKGTASRNLGIIKSKGDIIICIDDDIFGLTDEAIEHLACMFRDDDDLGAICFKVLDVNGKISNWCHPCKNEIFFEKEFLTCEISEGAVAFRKNILNIVGLFPDDFFISHEGYDLALRIIGNRKTIKYSPAISVVHYHSQQGRAGWRRYYYDTRNLFLVWTNNMSCLQGVKYVSAGLIPLLYYSLRDGFLRYYFSGVIDGMYYFLNHRTSGVKLSCYTIEYLRICSLKKPGLFYKLKKRMFQKGISL; encoded by the coding sequence TTGAATATTTCTGTTGTTATCTTAACATATAAAAGAGAAAATATTGTAACTAAGCTCATTGAAGAGCTATCTGGTTTGACTTCAGTTTCAGAGATTTTGTTAGTGGATAATGCACCTGGTAACACTCTTTTGAAATTAGATCATTTAAATTCTAATCTGATTTACATTAAAGGAAACAATGATAAGGGTACTGCTTCTAGAAATTTAGGAATTATAAAAAGCAAGGGTGATATTATTATTTGTATTGATGATGATATATTTGGATTAACCGATGAAGCTATAGAGCATTTGGCTTGTATGTTTCGAGATGATGATGATCTTGGTGCCATCTGCTTTAAGGTTCTTGATGTTAATGGAAAAATATCTAACTGGTGCCATCCATGTAAAAATGAAATATTTTTTGAAAAGGAGTTCCTTACATGCGAGATCAGTGAGGGGGCTGTGGCATTTAGAAAAAATATTTTGAATATAGTCGGCTTGTTTCCTGATGATTTTTTCATCAGTCATGAGGGGTATGACCTTGCCTTACGAATCATAGGGAATAGAAAAACAATTAAGTATTCACCTGCAATTTCAGTGGTGCATTATCACTCTCAGCAGGGCAGGGCTGGGTGGAGGCGTTATTATTATGATACAAGGAACCTTTTTTTAGTATGGACGAACAATATGTCATGTTTACAGGGGGTAAAATATGTTAGCGCAGGCTTGATCCCTTTGTTGTATTATAGTCTTAGAGACGGCTTCCTTCGTTATTATTTTTCGGGTGTGATAGACGGGATGTATTACTTTTTAAATCATCGCACTTCTGGTGTAAAGCTTTCCTGTTATACCATTGAATATTTACGTATTTGTAGTTTGAAAAAGCCTGGTTTATTTTATAAGCTTAAAAAGAGAATGTTTCAAAAAGGTATATCATTGTAG
- a CDS encoding glycosyltransferase, with product MGSLKEIMTNFEGDNDPNWSPFVDFIPPPEHFNLLKEIPRVGNYIFALFYALRLYRVRGKYKVILLACDTAGMIFGFLQFFLFFNKKPVFYFSNLWEVHPNKLFYYFKYLQIWIINRVSIGFSVNSTCDALSYSSIFPININKFVCLPYFPTLWKYSYTISDDNFVFSGGNGQREYHQLIEAAKELPYNFFIACSDDNLFKGLDIPANVKVQSVSHQRFREMMASATIHVVALAGGFLRSGGHQTYLNAMAMEKPTIVTDCRGAIDYIEDGVDGILIEPGDIKSLRNTIDKLMKDRKLRKFIGANAKRKSEQFNGSVYLKNLRLIAMKKYEKSKN from the coding sequence GTGGGTTCCCTTAAAGAAATTATGACAAATTTTGAAGGAGATAATGATCCAAACTGGTCTCCGTTTGTAGATTTTATCCCTCCACCTGAACATTTTAACCTTTTAAAGGAAATACCTAGAGTAGGCAATTATATTTTTGCATTATTTTATGCACTTCGACTGTATCGAGTGCGAGGGAAATATAAAGTAATATTGTTGGCATGTGATACTGCAGGTATGATTTTTGGTTTTCTTCAATTTTTTTTGTTTTTTAACAAGAAACCTGTTTTTTATTTCTCAAATTTATGGGAAGTTCATCCAAATAAGTTATTTTATTATTTTAAATATTTACAGATTTGGATTATAAATAGAGTTTCTATAGGGTTTTCTGTTAATAGCACTTGTGATGCATTATCTTATTCAAGTATTTTCCCTATTAATATTAACAAATTTGTTTGCCTACCATATTTTCCTACTTTGTGGAAATACTCTTATACAATTTCAGATGACAATTTTGTTTTCTCTGGAGGTAATGGCCAACGTGAATACCATCAGTTGATTGAAGCAGCAAAAGAATTACCCTATAATTTTTTTATTGCGTGCTCAGATGATAACCTTTTTAAAGGGTTGGATATCCCAGCAAATGTCAAAGTTCAGAGCGTTTCGCATCAACGTTTTAGAGAGATGATGGCTAGTGCAACAATACATGTCGTTGCACTCGCAGGAGGTTTTTTACGTTCTGGAGGACATCAAACCTATTTAAATGCCATGGCAATGGAGAAACCCACAATTGTAACTGACTGCAGAGGAGCAATAGATTATATAGAGGATGGAGTTGATGGGATTTTAATTGAACCTGGAGATATAAAAAGTTTGAGAAACACTATAGATAAATTAATGAAGGATAGAAAATTAAGAAAATTTATAGGTGCTAATGCGAAGAGAAAATCAGAACAATTTAATGGAAGCGTATATTTAAAGAATTTACGACTTATTGCTATGAAAAAATATGAAAAATCTAAAAATTGA
- a CDS encoding transposase → MQVNIKNLIDHTQCYETVRGLRWPDGVKCPFCCSERVIKRGFDDKEPAKQRYECKNCPKRFDDLTGTIFSGHHQSIKVWILCLYFMGLNLSNGQIAKELDLNRSDVQQMVTQLREGVIKKNRT, encoded by the coding sequence ATGCAGGTAAATATAAAAAATTTGATCGATCATACCCAATGTTATGAGACTGTTCGCGGATTACGTTGGCCCGATGGAGTAAAATGTCCTTTTTGCTGTTCTGAGCGAGTCATCAAAAGGGGATTTGACGACAAAGAGCCTGCAAAACAACGCTATGAATGTAAAAATTGTCCGAAACGCTTTGATGACTTGACCGGTACAATTTTTTCCGGGCATCACCAATCCATCAAGGTTTGGATATTGTGTCTCTATTTCATGGGCCTGAACTTGTCGAACGGCCAGATAGCCAAAGAGCTGGATTTGAACCGTAGTGACGTTCAACAAATGGTTACCCAACTTCGTGAGGGTGTGATAAAAAAAAACCGGACGTAA
- a CDS encoding IS1595 family transposase has translation MLQGTVEFDEVYVVAGHKGNPEAVTEKDREGRRNRLKGARGRGTLEKEKPPIFGMIQRNGDVIIQMLPNVRQKTIEPLIKHSVLPGTLVYTDEYVIYHRLNDWGYKHESVNHGKGEYARDDDGDGFHEVHVNTMEGFWSLLRSWLRPHRGISQEKLPLYLGFFEFIHNARKRGKALLHSLLHLLVK, from the coding sequence ATTCTTCAGGGCACCGTCGAATTTGATGAAGTCTATGTTGTCGCCGGCCACAAAGGCAACCCGGAAGCAGTGACTGAAAAAGACAGAGAAGGGCGCAGAAACAGGTTGAAGGGAGCACGCGGACGCGGAACCTTGGAAAAGGAAAAGCCGCCGATCTTCGGAATGATTCAACGAAATGGGGACGTTATAATCCAGATGCTTCCCAATGTTCGTCAAAAAACCATTGAGCCTCTGATAAAACACTCTGTTCTGCCGGGAACCTTGGTCTATACCGATGAATATGTAATCTATCATCGACTGAACGACTGGGGATACAAGCACGAGAGCGTGAACCATGGAAAAGGCGAATATGCAAGAGATGATGACGGAGACGGATTCCATGAAGTTCATGTGAATACAATGGAAGGATTCTGGTCTCTGTTGCGAAGCTGGCTTCGACCGCATCGGGGTATCTCACAAGAAAAGCTTCCGTTATATCTTGGCTTTTTCGAATTTATTCATAATGCCCGCAAGCGTGGCAAAGCTTTGCTTCATTCCTTGCTTCACTTGCTTGTCAAATAA
- a CDS encoding flagellar brake protein has product MSNNRDMPDETSNNGLFIEFGMRLIVKSSCTNETVPCELIGMRCSKYLILRIMQEDYPVEFHRNGALLTVRYVCAGCVFDFSSRVIKLVHSPDKLFFIEPQDAAENCNTRSSERIDCFVPVQLSSGETVFNATIANISTQGCLCVVDNFFDISLEKQALINIRFSSGISIDGEVRFTKRQFLHNLNIGISFRNMDNNKQKNLTELIPALAF; this is encoded by the coding sequence ATGTCTAATAACCGAGATATGCCTGACGAAACCAGCAACAACGGGCTATTTATAGAATTTGGCATGCGGTTGATTGTCAAGTCATCCTGTACAAACGAAACTGTCCCTTGTGAACTTATCGGCATGCGGTGCAGCAAGTACTTGATTCTACGAATAATGCAAGAGGATTATCCTGTGGAATTCCATAGGAATGGGGCATTGCTTACTGTAAGATATGTCTGTGCCGGATGTGTTTTCGACTTTTCCAGTCGAGTTATTAAACTTGTTCATTCACCTGATAAACTTTTTTTTATAGAGCCTCAGGATGCTGCGGAAAACTGTAACACGCGATCCAGTGAACGAATCGATTGCTTTGTCCCTGTTCAACTGTCATCAGGTGAAACTGTCTTTAATGCAACTATTGCCAATATTTCAACTCAAGGATGCCTTTGCGTTGTTGATAATTTTTTTGATATTAGCCTAGAGAAGCAAGCTCTAATCAACATTCGATTTTCCAGCGGAATATCTATTGATGGAGAAGTACGTTTCACCAAAAGACAATTTTTGCATAATCTTAATATTGGTATCAGTTTTAGAAATATGGATAACAATAAACAAAAAAATCTAACAGAATTGATACCCGCATTGGCATTCTGA
- a CDS encoding CpsD/CapB family tyrosine-protein kinase, which translates to MKTPNNISPQLNAALPQASKKTNFINPIIEKAYHRAELSRIRERVAADLGASKGKRILIASPSGDTGASLLVAALGYYTAYACRQRVLLIDCNMCHPDLHTFFDLPQSYGITDLIQKDLSGQDIVKDTEIERLHIITTGSVDDNISLELRHYHIQNLFKDIQSQFDLIICDTSPVLQNNLNIATLSSVTDYCVLVIKKLVTTKGQLKKSKNILESGNGKIDAIIINEHDTDNSPLNNLLT; encoded by the coding sequence ATGAAAACACCTAACAATATTTCGCCACAGCTCAACGCTGCCTTGCCGCAGGCTTCAAAAAAAACAAACTTCATCAATCCGATTATTGAAAAAGCCTATCATCGTGCTGAACTGTCCAGGATACGGGAAAGGGTCGCTGCAGACTTAGGGGCAAGTAAAGGAAAACGTATACTTATCGCCAGTCCGAGTGGTGACACGGGAGCCAGTCTGCTTGTCGCTGCTCTTGGTTACTATACAGCCTATGCATGTCGACAAAGAGTACTTCTTATAGACTGCAATATGTGTCACCCCGATTTACACACCTTCTTTGATTTACCTCAATCATATGGTATTACTGACCTTATTCAAAAAGATCTGTCTGGGCAAGATATAGTTAAGGATACCGAAATAGAACGTTTACATATCATAACAACCGGCAGCGTTGATGATAACATCTCATTAGAACTTCGACATTATCATATTCAGAATTTATTCAAAGACATACAAAGTCAATTTGACCTGATCATTTGTGATACTTCGCCTGTCCTACAAAATAATCTCAATATCGCCACGTTGAGTTCAGTGACAGATTACTGTGTTCTCGTTATCAAAAAACTCGTTACTACAAAAGGGCAATTAAAAAAATCGAAAAATATCTTAGAATCCGGTAATGGAAAAATTGACGCTATAATTATCAACGAACACGATACTGACAACTCCCCATTAAATAACTTGCTCACATAA
- a CDS encoding Wzz/FepE/Etk N-terminal domain-containing protein translates to MSLDIPQNKDTGLDPQYLLVKYLVPVLEHKWFVLFCIIVFLTIAVSLSLLVKPEYSSTATIQLKKLETEENPDIGRIDIGQVVDDTPIFSTAIETMRSSTFRTKIIKTFDNRLKTELEVPLNSLGQIKNKLYPLIRKILRLEKKFSTNEKLELENKIKQIQLSRLSGRIHIKSDPGKGTIRITARAFDPTIASLLVDGYIELWKEENINYIKRIIQERLDIARSQLKKDQGYLDEAVQKDLAYRQKIDIPIDRMVVPDPNMQIKLNMLHLAITRATENSDNVNLVVQRLIRLSKSVRDNVIIIDPSQVPFAPSADSRLVIIFFGLILGIALGIAPILALEYYHSYIRHEKDILLAVDIPIIGKLPNIT, encoded by the coding sequence ATGAGCTTGGATATTCCGCAGAATAAAGATACTGGTCTTGATCCTCAATATTTGCTTGTCAAATATCTGGTTCCTGTCCTGGAACATAAATGGTTTGTACTCTTTTGCATCATCGTTTTCCTGACAATTGCTGTTAGTTTGAGTTTATTGGTAAAGCCAGAGTACAGCAGTACTGCAACAATCCAACTAAAAAAATTGGAAACAGAAGAAAATCCCGATATAGGCCGAATAGATATAGGTCAAGTCGTTGATGATACGCCGATTTTCTCGACAGCAATTGAAACTATGCGTAGTTCAACTTTTCGAACAAAAATAATCAAAACTTTTGATAATCGTCTAAAAACAGAATTAGAAGTACCATTAAATTCTCTTGGGCAAATTAAAAATAAGCTCTATCCTTTGATAAGGAAAATTTTAAGGCTAGAGAAAAAATTCTCAACTAATGAAAAATTAGAGCTTGAAAATAAAATAAAGCAAATACAACTTTCCAGGCTCTCGGGTCGTATTCATATCAAAAGTGATCCTGGAAAGGGTACAATCAGGATCACCGCAAGGGCATTTGACCCGACAATTGCTTCTTTACTTGTCGATGGTTATATTGAGCTGTGGAAAGAAGAAAATATTAATTATATTAAAAGGATAATCCAGGAACGTCTTGACATCGCTCGTTCACAGCTAAAAAAGGATCAAGGCTATCTGGATGAGGCTGTGCAGAAAGACCTCGCCTACAGGCAGAAGATAGATATTCCAATAGACCGGATGGTTGTACCTGATCCTAATATGCAAATAAAATTAAACATGTTACATCTCGCAATTACAAGAGCAACGGAAAACAGTGACAATGTTAATCTTGTTGTGCAAAGGCTGATAAGACTCTCGAAATCTGTCCGTGATAATGTTATAATTATAGATCCATCTCAAGTACCATTTGCTCCGTCAGCAGATAGCAGGTTAGTAATAATTTTTTTCGGCCTAATTCTGGGGATTGCGTTAGGTATAGCCCCTATATTAGCCTTGGAATATTACCACAGCTATATTCGTCATGAAAAAGATATCCTGCTTGCCGTTGATATTCCTATCATCGGCAAGCTACCAAATATAACATGA
- a CDS encoding IS1595 family transposase, which yields MQVNIKNLIDHTQCYETVRGLRWPDGVKCPFCCSERVIKRGFDDKEPAKQRYECKNCPKRFDDLTGTIFSGHHQSIKVWILCLYFMGLNLSNGQIAKELDWNRSDVQQMVTQLREGVKKKPDVILQGTVEFDEVYVVAGHKGNPEAVTEKDREGRRNRLKGARGRGTLEKEKPPIFGMIQRNGDVIIQMLPNVRQKTIEPLIKHSVLPGTLVYTDEYVIYHRLNDWGYKHESVNHGKGEYARDDDGDGFHEVHVNTMEGFWSLLRSWLRPHRGISQEKLPLYLGFFEFIHNARKRGKALLHSLLHLLVK from the coding sequence ATGCAGGTAAATATAAAAAATTTGATCGATCATACCCAATGTTATGAGACTGTTCGCGGATTACGTTGGCCCGATGGAGTAAAATGTCCTTTTTGCTGTTCTGAGCGAGTCATCAAAAGGGGATTTGACGACAAAGAGCCTGCAAAACAACGCTATGAATGTAAAAATTGTCCGAAACGCTTTGATGACTTGACCGGTACAATTTTTTCCGGGCATCACCAATCCATCAAGGTTTGGATATTGTGTCTCTATTTCATGGGCCTGAACTTGTCGAACGGCCAGATAGCCAAAGAGCTGGATTGGAACCGTAGTGACGTTCAACAAATGGTTACCCAACTTCGTGAGGGTGTGAAAAAAAAACCGGACGTAATTCTTCAGGGCACCGTCGAATTTGATGAAGTCTATGTTGTCGCCGGCCACAAAGGCAACCCGGAAGCAGTGACTGAAAAAGACAGAGAAGGGCGCAGAAACAGGTTGAAGGGAGCACGCGGACGCGGAACCTTGGAAAAGGAAAAGCCGCCGATCTTCGGAATGATTCAACGAAATGGGGACGTTATAATCCAGATGCTTCCCAATGTTCGTCAAAAAACCATTGAGCCGCTGATAAAACACTCTGTTCTGCCGGGAACATTGGTCTATACCGATGAATATGTAATCTATCATCGACTGAACGACTGGGGATACAAGCACGAGAGCGTGAACCATGGAAAAGGCGAATATGCAAGAGATGATGACGGAGACGGATTCCATGAAGTTCATGTGAATACAATGGAAGGATTCTGGTCTCTGTTGCGAAGCTGGCTTCGACCGCATCGGGGTATCTCACAAGAAAAGCTTCCGTTATATCTTGGCTTTTTCGAATTTATTCATAATGCCCGCAAGCGTGGCAAAGCTTTGCTTCATTCCTTGCTTCACTTGCTTGTCAAATAA